Proteins from a genomic interval of Xylocopa sonorina isolate GNS202 chromosome 4, iyXylSono1_principal, whole genome shotgun sequence:
- the Cad gene encoding homeotic protein caudal isoform X1, which produces MTDISSIGMVSYYNPLAMYRQQQQSAGQQQLVQQVQQHGQPQQHPAAANADGGQQYWYGYPHGHPHGPHHHQSAGTQQYLDHADVLPGWPHPHTHPYTHLQYQHHQAYQQQQQQQQQQQQQQQQINAVTDWSGDETNPAVGTGEPSPPITVSGSEISNPGTPSTPPANNNNNSVTPNNNNNNNNNNNNNNNTNNNNTTPMRPAQIRSPYEWMKKTSYQSQPNSACNITTNCNASAGSTIHELCTIDGLGKTRTKDKYRVVYTDHQRLELEKEFHYNRYITIRRKAELAANLALSERQVKIWFQNRRAKERKQVKKREELEQKDSKSMESLSCGAMANLTLGGMGGMGGMLGGLMHNGSSPPLGIGHPPHTLALGHAPGSLHPHAHQHSHPHTVLGL; this is translated from the exons ATGACGGACATTAGCAGTATCGGTATGGTCTCTTACTACAATCCGCTCGCGATGTACCGGCAGCAACAGCAGTCTGCCGGTCAGCAGCAGCTGGTGCAGCAGGTTCAGCAACACGGGCAACCGCAGCAACATCCTGCCGCGGCGAACGCCGACGGTGGCCAGCAATATTGGTACGGTTACCCGCACGGACACCCTCACGGACCCCATCACCATCAATCAGCCGGGACTCAACAGTATTTGGACCACGCGGACGTTCTACCCGGATGGCCTCATCCGCATACCCACCCTTACACGCATCTACAGTATCAACATCACCAGGCGtatcagcagcagcagcagcagcagcagcaacagcaacagcagcagcaacaaataAACGCCGTGACGGATTGGAGCGGCGACGAGACGAATCCCGCGGTCGGCACCGGCGAACCAAGCCCGCCAATCACCGTCAGCGGCAGCGAGATCAGCAACCCTGGCACACCCTCCACTCCGCCGGCTAATAACAACAATAACTCCGTCACcccgaataataataataacaacaacaacaacaacaacaacaacaacaatacgAACAACAATAACACGACGCCGATGAGACCCGCGCAGATTAGGAGTCCGTACGAGTGGATGAAAAAGACGTCCTATCAGAGCCAGCCGAACTCAG CGTGCAACATAACTACAAACTGCAACGCAAGTGCAGGTTCAACGATTCACGAGCTCTGCACCATCGACGGCCTTG GAAAGACTCGGACAAAAGACAAATACAGAGTGGTCTACACAGATCACCAGAGGCTGGAGTTGGAGAAGGAGTTCCATTACAACCGTTACATCACGATCCGCCGTAAGGCCGAGCTTGCAGCGAACCTCGCGCTCTCCGAACGACAG GTGAAAATTTGGTTCCAAAATCGGCGAGCGAAAGAACGGAAGCAGGTGAAGAAACGGGAGGAACTGGAGCAGAAGGACTCGAAATCCATGGAGAGTTTGTCGTGCGGCGCGATGGCCAATCTGACGCTCGGAGGAATGGGAGGAATGGGAGGAATGCTGGGTGGTTTGATGCACAATGGTAGCTCGCCGCCCCTGGGCATCGGCCATCCGCCTCACACGTTGGCTTTAGGCCACGCGCCTGGTTCGCTGCATCCGCACGCCCATCAGCATTCCCATCCGCACACGGTGTTGGGTTTGTGA
- the Cad gene encoding homeotic protein caudal isoform X2 — protein sequence MTDISSIGMVSYYNPLAMYRQQQQSAGQQQLVQQVQQHGQPQQHPAAANADGGQQYWYGYPHGHPHGPHHHQSAGTQQYLDHADVLPGWPHPHTHPYTHLQYQHHQAYQQQQQQQQQQQQQQQQINAVTDWSGDETNPAVGTGEPSPPITVSGSEISNPGTPSTPPANNNNNSVTPNNNNNNNNNNNNNNNTNNNNTTPMRPAQIRSPYEWMKKTSYQSQPNSGKTRTKDKYRVVYTDHQRLELEKEFHYNRYITIRRKAELAANLALSERQVKIWFQNRRAKERKQVKKREELEQKDSKSMESLSCGAMANLTLGGMGGMGGMLGGLMHNGSSPPLGIGHPPHTLALGHAPGSLHPHAHQHSHPHTVLGL from the exons ATGACGGACATTAGCAGTATCGGTATGGTCTCTTACTACAATCCGCTCGCGATGTACCGGCAGCAACAGCAGTCTGCCGGTCAGCAGCAGCTGGTGCAGCAGGTTCAGCAACACGGGCAACCGCAGCAACATCCTGCCGCGGCGAACGCCGACGGTGGCCAGCAATATTGGTACGGTTACCCGCACGGACACCCTCACGGACCCCATCACCATCAATCAGCCGGGACTCAACAGTATTTGGACCACGCGGACGTTCTACCCGGATGGCCTCATCCGCATACCCACCCTTACACGCATCTACAGTATCAACATCACCAGGCGtatcagcagcagcagcagcagcagcagcaacagcaacagcagcagcaacaaataAACGCCGTGACGGATTGGAGCGGCGACGAGACGAATCCCGCGGTCGGCACCGGCGAACCAAGCCCGCCAATCACCGTCAGCGGCAGCGAGATCAGCAACCCTGGCACACCCTCCACTCCGCCGGCTAATAACAACAATAACTCCGTCACcccgaataataataataacaacaacaacaacaacaacaacaacaacaatacgAACAACAATAACACGACGCCGATGAGACCCGCGCAGATTAGGAGTCCGTACGAGTGGATGAAAAAGACGTCCTATCAGAGCCAGCCGAACTCAG GAAAGACTCGGACAAAAGACAAATACAGAGTGGTCTACACAGATCACCAGAGGCTGGAGTTGGAGAAGGAGTTCCATTACAACCGTTACATCACGATCCGCCGTAAGGCCGAGCTTGCAGCGAACCTCGCGCTCTCCGAACGACAG GTGAAAATTTGGTTCCAAAATCGGCGAGCGAAAGAACGGAAGCAGGTGAAGAAACGGGAGGAACTGGAGCAGAAGGACTCGAAATCCATGGAGAGTTTGTCGTGCGGCGCGATGGCCAATCTGACGCTCGGAGGAATGGGAGGAATGGGAGGAATGCTGGGTGGTTTGATGCACAATGGTAGCTCGCCGCCCCTGGGCATCGGCCATCCGCCTCACACGTTGGCTTTAGGCCACGCGCCTGGTTCGCTGCATCCGCACGCCCATCAGCATTCCCATCCGCACACGGTGTTGGGTTTGTGA